GATTTGGCGCTCCGTCATTGCCAACAGTGCTCAAGACGGCTACAGGTGTACCGAAGTAAAGAATGGCGGGATCCAATCGGATGTGCTCACGAATCTGATGACTATCACTCGTCATTAGTGGACCTTTCTACGGATAACTCAGCTTCCCTCTCACCCGAAGCGATTTCTGGCGGGAATCGGACAATACGTCATTCAGAGTCGCGCCGCTCTCGACCATGACGCCGCCCGGACACTCCTGGCCAGCGACTTCGGAGGCGATTCGACCGTTGACCACCAAACTGGTCGAGGCTGAAACAGCGGTCGACAGCAGATGGGCGCGGACATCTGGTTCGAACCTTGAGGGTGCAATGTGTACCACCGGGCGCACGGTCAGGTGCACAGGGGCCGGTTCGCCGTCGCGTCGCGCGTTCTAGTTCTGGGGCAGGTGATTGCGATTTGGCCCCTGCCCGGATGGCCGAGACGGACTGTCGCTCGCGGGTGAGGGGTTACGGTGTCGACTAGCTTGTCTGCGTGAGGCCGATACGGTGGCGTCAGTGTCCCCTCGCCTGCAATTGTGTCCTGGCGTCGGGTTGGGCGGAGTCGATAACGGGTTTCTCTCGCCTCCTCACCTGCGTGACCACGCTCGCACGGCCCCGACGCCGAAATGGAGTGCTGATCAGTTTCGCTCGGCACGTTAGCGTTGCCTTGCGCGAGCGCGTCGCTGACGCCCATCTCACGATCGGCACCAGCGGGTGGAGAACCGATGGGACGACCGTCGATGACAACGCGTTCGAGCGACGCAGACAAGACCGTTTCGTCGACCCGGATGGCTCTTTCGAGCCGCAGAACGACCATTTCGAAGAAGACCACAGGGTTCTGCGCAGTCGCTTTGCCTTCTCCACAAGCCGAGTCAGCGTGGGTGTGTGTTCGGCGCCGCGGCACTCCCGTTCTCTCATCGCGGAGATGAAGTCGAGTGCACCGAGAAGGCGCTTCACGATCGGGCTGTCCGGAGCGATGGCGCTCCAGAATGATGTGACGTCCTTCATGCGCGCAGGGCGTTCGAGGTACTCGATAACGACCACGGCAATGATTCGCCAGATTGATCGCCAAGGTATCCGGAGAAGGTGCATCAGCCTCATCCTCCCCTTCAATCTCGTCGCGCTGATTTATCTGATCCCCCGCCGGCCAGGATCGCCGAGTAGGCGTTGTCGAGACCATACATTGCCCGGGTGCAGCGTCGATGCGACACCAGTATCGGGCCGCTCGGTGAAGTGGATTCTGCCTAACGTGGTGCTCGCCCAAGGCCCAATAGGGAACGCTGCCGCGACTACTATGCGAGCTTCGCCGGATCGGTCGAAAAGGCTCCACAACAAGGATCTGGAGCCTCGCTTCGATCGCCGCGATCCGTTCTCCGCACGTGGGCGCTCGGGCTCTGCCTCAACGGTACAAGCGGCCGTTCAGCTGAGTTCAGCAACGACACGCGGGACTCCAAGAGTCGCCTGATCTGTGTCAGCGTAACCTGAGCTCCATTTACGGCTGGGTGTATGCACCATGATCACCTGGTCTCCACAGCAGAACCGGTAACCGGTGTGTGAATCGACATGCGCTGTTTGAGACGCCCGCCCTTAGACCACAGCCACGCGACCGGGACCGACACGAGTGTGAGGGAAGCGAAATCGCCGATGGTGAACGTGCCCGCTCCAGCGTGGAATTCTGAACCAGAGTGGAAGTAAAGCCTGTCTGCCGACACCGGTCCAGTGATTCTCCGAAATTCGTATCCCACCACGGAGCTCATGGTCGTCCCTGAGTCGTCGTCGATGACGATTGTTGCGCGCGTGACCCATGCGAACAGCCTCCTCAAGAGCCCTCCTTCGTCATCGAAACCCCGCCATTCGCGCAAACATCGGCGCGTCCGCCCACAAGTGCGGAGCGACGGCGTGGTACGCCCACGCATGCACCCATGCGTTTGTTGTTCGAAGGGTGAGGTATGCCTTGAGGGCTCCGGGACCGAAGTAGGTGATGAAGACGAGCGAGAACGAGACGACAGCAGAGGGAATGGATGAGTAGTCTGTCCACCCGTCCGCGGTGTGCAACGCGGCGTAGGCGACTCCGCCTCCAATCACGGCGGCCGTGGGAGAGCGGGTGATGGCGAGGAGACGAGGGACGATGAGTGCGGCCACGATCACGAGCGTGGGAAGCACGGTACCGACGAACGAGACGGAAAAGGCGAGCAATCCGCCGACGATCAATTCCTCTGGCGACAATGCGAGAAGCTCCTCTCCGTACACCGCTATCTGAACTGCCGACTCCAGTGAGAGCACAGTCAGGATGACGGCGAGGTCGTTGCCCGGTCGTCGCGACGTCAACCACAGATCGCGACGACTGTACCGGCGGCGCATCCACATCAGCGGAAGCGCGACGTACACCAAGAGGTTGTAAGCCGCCCAGCCAATCGCCGCGGATACAGCCACTGACTCGTGCGATGTGTGAAGGGAGCCGGCCAGATGGAAACTGATGGGCCCCCATCCGAGGAATGTACCTAGCGCCGCGCCTACGACCTGAGCAGCTATTGCATAGACGACGATGCCCAGCAGCTCTCGGCGAGCCGTCGCGTTCTTTGGGAGTTCGGCGTACGTCCGCTTGAGCTCAGGTGAGCGGGAGCGGGTGATGAGCCAGGCGACGAACCCAAGTATCGCGACTTCGACGAGCCCGAAGAGGCTGATCGACACCCGTTCTTCGGCGGTCCATTCGGACGGCCGATGAGCAAGTCCGTTGTCCCACCAGACTAGAACCGAAGCCGCGGCAAGCGTCCATCCGCCCAAGGCGAGCACCGTCCAAACGATGGCCGTTCGTGCCCTCCGCGGGCCGGTCGAGACCGACTTGTGCTCTGCAGTCGTGTCATCCGTTCTCAAGAGTTCCCTCCAAACCTCTGGGCTTCATTTATGTCGATCGCCGCCTGCCGGCTTGAGCCGGTTCGGGTAGACGTCGGCATCGCCTCGAGCTTCATTGGAAGCGTCGTTGCCGCGGCGGATCGTCGGCGTTAGCAATTTACATGAAGGTTCATGTATCGTACAGATCCGAATAGGAAGGTGCGATAAGTGAGCAATGCAGTCGACAGCCCCTCAGAGGTAGTCCTCGATTTCTTTAGGACCGCGTTCACCGAGCAAAATCCCCGGGAGGCGGCGCGACGCTACCTGAGCACCGGGTACATCCAACACAACCCATCCGTCCCAGATGGCCCCGAAGCGTTTGTCACGCTCATGGAGGGCCTCTTTGCTCAAGCACCGCTAGCTTCGAGTGAGCTGATGCGGACGATCGCAGATGGAGACCTAGTCGCGCTCCACTATCGCGTCACTATGGCTCCAGGCGATCGGGGGATGGCGGTTGTGGACATCTTCCGCGTCGAGGCTGGGCGAATTGTGGAGCATTGGGACGTCGTACAGCCCGTCCCGGAAAAAGCCGCCAACGCTAACGGGATGTTCTGAGTTCGCTGCGGCGCGGCCGCGATGCACCTTCGCCTCGCGGCCGCATAACCTACCGGAATGACGCTGCGACCGCTTCCCGGCTTCACCGAAGAGGAATCGCTGACATGGTTGACACTTGTGCGGGCGACCATGTGGGTACCGGCATTCTTGGATCATCGCCTTCGGGCCACATCCGGAATCAACCACTTCGACTACGCGCTCGTCGCCACACTCCGGGACCAGCCAGGGCAAGCCATGCCGCTGACCGACCTCGCGGAGGTCACTGGAGGCGAGCTGTCCCGCCTCTCGCACGGCATCAAGCGC
The Microbacterium sp. SLBN-154 DNA segment above includes these coding regions:
- a CDS encoding MarR family winged helix-turn-helix transcriptional regulator, whose protein sequence is MTLRPLPGFTEEESLTWLTLVRATMWVPAFLDHRLRATSGINHFDYALVATLRDQPGQAMPLTDLAEVTGGELSRLSHGIKRLSERGWVQRRADPNDARVTLAMLTPAGHAAVINATAEYVAIVRELMLDQTTTEEREELRVLLTPIIARANPRLRSRR
- a CDS encoding nuclear transport factor 2 family protein, whose amino-acid sequence is MSNAVDSPSEVVLDFFRTAFTEQNPREAARRYLSTGYIQHNPSVPDGPEAFVTLMEGLFAQAPLASSELMRTIADGDLVALHYRVTMAPGDRGMAVVDIFRVEAGRIVEHWDVVQPVPEKAANANGMF